The Scyliorhinus canicula chromosome 13, sScyCan1.1, whole genome shotgun sequence genome contains a region encoding:
- the LOC119975990 gene encoding extracellular calcium-sensing receptor-like: MIFAIREINKDQMLLPNIKLGYQIYDTCATHTQSLRSALASTSRQSGRSDETSSQDCEGFSSFPVIVGDSGSTQSMIIQRTLGPFRIPMVSYFASCACLSHRNKFPAFFRTMPSDAHQAQGVARLVQRFGWTWVGSIAGDDDYGHNGIQAFSDEVRKLGVCIAFTEVLPKMHSRRKILQITETIKASTARVIVMFAIEGDAYPLIREVVKQNITGRQWIASEAWVTSALIATKENFLSLSGTIGFAIHRAEIPGLRSFLLQVHPFKTPNNLFVKELWETIFKCSLGTSENIKGMNTSAIAHRRCTGLEDLNNTYSIYSDVSELRVSYNVYKAVYTIAHALHSLNSCKNGTGSLPNNTCANIFNFKPWQLLHYLKDVRYTNKFGEEVYFDENGDPIASYDIINWHKNADGSIKYVKIGRFDATLGLGHNLLINEQNIVWHNNQMTVPQSVCTHRCPPGTRKAVQQGQPLCCSDCLPCPDGEISNDTDSLNCVPCALEHWSNPQRNECIPKEIEFLSFEEAMGITLTTVSLLGTASTVSVAGVLWHYRKTPIVRANNSELSFLLLLSLVLCFLCSLTFIGQPSVWSCMLRHTLFGVSFVLCISCVLAKTLVVLMAFKATLPNNNMMKWFGTLQQILSVLLCTVVQVVICVVWLLVSSPFPVKQTKYYNQKIIFECDLGSVTAFCCVLGYIGFLSCMSFVLAFLARKLPDNFNEAKFITFSMLIFCAVWLTFIPAYISSPGKYTVAVEIFAILASSFGLLICIFAPKCYIILFKPENNTKKHLMNKTGQGKSSQQS, from the exons ATGATTTTTGCAATTCGGGAAATAAACAAAGACCAAATGCTTCTTCCAAACATAAAGCTGGGTTACCAGATTTACGACACCTGTGCGACACACACCCAGTCTCTCAGATCGGCCTTAGCGTCTACGAGCAGACAGAGTGGACGGAGTGACGAAACATCCAGCCAAGACTGTGAGGGATTTTCGTCCTTTCCTGTAATTGTCGGAGATTCAGGGTCAACACAGTCCATGATTATACAAAGAACACTGGGTCCTTTCAGAATTCCAATG GTCAGCTACTTTGCATCCTGTGCCTGCCTAAGTCACAGGAATAAGTTCCCAGCCTTTTTCAGAACAATGCCAAGCGATGCCCATCAGGCACAGGGTGTTGCCCGATTGGTGCAGCGGTTTGGCTGGACCTGGGTTGGATCGATCGCGGGTGATGATGACTACGGCCATAACGGAATTCAAGCATTCAGCGATGAAGTCAGAAAACTTGGCGTCTGCATCGCTTTTACTGAAGTCCTTCCAAAAATGCACTCCAGGCGAAAGATACTTCAAATAACAGAGACCATCAAGGCATCTACCGCAAGGGTCATTGTCATGTTTGCCATTGAGGGAGATGCGTACCCTTTGATCAGAGAGGTTGTAAAGCAAAACATCACCGGTAGACAATGGATAGCGAGTGAGGCCTGGGTTACATCAGCTTTGATTGCCACCAAAGAAAATTTCCTGTCTTTGAGCGGGACAATCGGATTCGCAATCCACAGGGCAGAAATTCCAGGCCTGAGAAGTTTCCTTCTTCAAGTGCATCCTTTCAAAACTCCAAATAACCTCTTTGTGAAAGAATTGTGGGAAACAATATTTAAATGTTCCCTTGGGACTTCAGAGAACATCAAAGGAATGAACACATCAGCTATTGCTCATCGGCGATGTACAGGTTTGGAGGATTTAAACAACACATACAGCATATACTCGGATGTATCCGAACTGAGAGTTTCTTACAATGTGTATAAAGCTGTATATACAATAGCTCATGCCCTTCACAGTCTGAACTCTTGCAAAAatggcactgggtcactgccaaATAACACCTGTGCCAACATTTTCAACTTCAAACCATGGCAG CTCCTCCATTACCTGAAAGACGTGAGATATACGAACAAGTTTGGGGAAGAGGTCTATTTCGATGAGAATGGGGATCCAATTGCATCATACGATATTATCAACTGGCACAAAAACGCAGATGGTTCCATTAAGTATGTTAAAATCGGCAGGTTTGATGCTACTTTAGGTTTGGGACACAACCTTCTGATAAATGAACAAAATATTGTTTGGCACAATAATCAAATGACG GTCCCCCAGTCAGTGTGCACACATAGGTGTCCTCCTGGTACAAGGAAAGCAGTCCAACaaggtcaaccactttgctgttctGATTGTCTGCCTTGCCCTGATGGTGAAATCAGTAATGATACAG ATTCACTAAACTGCGTCCCATGTGCACTGGAACACTGGTCCAATCCACAAAGAAATGAATGCATTCCGAAAGAAATTGAGTTCCTCTCATTTGAAGAGGCGATGGGGATCACACTGACGACTGTGTCCTTGCTCGGAACAGCCAGCACCGTGTCTGTTGCAGGGGTCCTCTGGCATTACAGGAAGACTCCGATCGTTCGCGCCAACAATTCCGAACTCAGTTTCCTTCTTCTCCTCTCGTTAGTGTTGTGTTTCCTGTGCTCGCTGACTTTTATCGGCCAGCCATCAGTGTGGTCCTGCATGCTGAGGCACACACTGTTTGGGGTCAGTTTCGTCCTCTGCATCTCATGTGTGCTGGCCAAAACGCTGGTGGTGCTGATGGCGTTTAAAGCCACTCTCCCCAACAATAACATGATGAAATGGTTTGGGACTCTGCAGCAAATCCTCAGCGTCCTGCTCTGCACTGTGGTCCAAGTTGTAATCTGTGTTGTCTGGCTTCTTGTGTCCTCGCCATTTCCAGTAAAGCAGACCAAATATTACAACCAGAAGATTATTTTTGAGTGTGATTTAGGCTCAGTGACAGCATTTTGCTGTGTGCTGGGTTATATCGGCTTTCTCTCCTGCATGAGCTTTGTCCTCGCATTCTTAGCTCGAAAGCTGCCGGATAATTTCAACGAGGCGAAGTTCATCACCTTTAGCATGCTAATTTTCTGTGCAGTTTGGTTGACGTTTATTCCAGCCTACATTAGTTCTCCTGGGAAATACACTGTCGCCGTCGAGATCTTTGCCATTTTGGCATCAAGCTTTGGCTTGCTTATCTGCATATTTGCTCCAAAATGTTATATCATTCTATTCAAACCAGAAAATAATACTAAGAAGCATCTTATGAATAAAACAGGTCAGGGAAAATCTTCCCAACAAtcttaa